CTCGATTTCTTGGCCCCGAATACTGAACATGCGTATAGCTACCCCACCCCCGAGGCGTTGCAACCCCTCGAATTTGTTCCCTTTCACTGTGGGCCGTGGTACTCCCGCCGGCTCATCACTTTCCGTCCCGGGCCCGGAGTGCGCGAGCCGCGCCCCGCGTTCCAGAGGGATACGGACGGTCCTGACCTGAACACATGAGCATGCTCGCACAAGCGGATAACAAGACGCGGAAGAAGCAGGGAGCCTCGGGCGGCGGTGGCGATGGCGTCGCCTCGGCCGCGGGAGGCGGTGGCGGTGGTGCCACGCCCGCCGCGCTCGCCGATGAGGCCCGCCGCCGCTACCTCAACTACGCCCTCTCCGTCATCACCTCGCGCGCCCTGCCCGACGTGCGTGACGGCCTCAAGCCCGTTCAGCGCCGCATCCTCTACGGGATGTGGAACGACCTGAACCTCACGCACGACGCCAAGTACAAGAAGTGCGCCCAGGTCGTCGGCGCCATCATGGGCCCCTACCACCCGCACGGCGACACCGCCATCTACGATGCCCTCGTGCGCATGGCGCAGGACTTCTCCCTGCGCTACCCCCTCGTGGACGGCCACGGCAACTTCGGCTCGCTCGATGGCGACGCCGCCGCCGCCTACCGTTACACCGAGTGCCGCCTGGAGAAGCTCTCCGACGAGCTGCTCAACGAGCTGAGCCAGAAGACGGTGGACTTCCGGCCCAACTACGACGGCACGCGCACCGAGCCCATCGTCCTGCCCTCGCGCGTTCCCCACCTGCTGATGAACGGCACCACGGGCATCGCCGTGGGCATGGCCACCAACATCCCGCCCCATCACCTGGCGGAGCTGTGCGACGCGCTCACCGCGCTCGTGGACGACAGCAACCTCACCGTCAAGCAGCTGCTCAAGTGGGTCAAGGGCCCGGACTTCCCCACCGGCGGTGAAATCCTCAACTCCCAGAAGGAGCTGCAGGAGATCTACGAGACGGGCCAGGGCAGCGTGCGTCTGCGCGGCGAGTACGAGCTGGAGGAGCTCAAGAAGGGCGGCCAGCAGATCGTCATCACCTCCATCCCCTACACGGTCAACAAGTCCACGCTGGTGGCCAAGTTCGGGGAGATCGTCCGCGAGCGCAAGCTGCCGCTCATCGTGGACGTGCGCGACGAGTCCACCAAGGACGTGCGCATCGTCCTGGAGCTCAAGAAGGACGCCAGCCACGAGCTGGCCATGGCGTACCTCTACAAGAACACGCCGCTGCAGACGAACTTCAACGTCAACCTCACCTGCCTCGTGCCCAACCCGGAGAACCCCGAGGTCGGCACCCCCAAGCGTCTGGGGCTCAAGGAGATCCTCCAGTACTTCCTGGACTTCCGCCTGCAGGTCATCAAGCGGCGCATCCAGTACCAGCTCGACGAGCTGAAGAAGCGCGTCCACATCCTCGAGGGCTTCGAGAAGGTCTACGACGCCCTGGACGAGATGATCCGCATCATCCGCGCCTCCGAGGGCAAGCAGGACGCCGCCAAGAAGCTGATCGCCCGCTTCAAGCTGGATGAGATCCAGGTGGACGCCATCCTGGAGATGAAGCTCTACAAGCTGGCCCGCCTGGAGATCCTGGTGGTCCAGAACGAGCTCAAGGAGAAGCGCAAGCAGATCAAGGAGCTGGAGGCGCTGCTCAAGAGCAACCCGCGGCTGTGGGCCACGGTGAAGGACGAGCTGGCCGAGGTGAAGGCCGCCTACGGCATGCAGAAGCGCCGCACCAAGGTGAGCCGCGGCGGTGCCGAGGAGATGACCTTCGACGCCGAGGCGCTCATCGCCGACGAGGACGCCCACGTCGTCATCACCCGCGACGGGTGGATCAAGCGCGTGCGCGAGGTGAAGGATCCGTCCTCCACCCGTCTGCGCGAGGGTGATGCCGTGATGACGGTGCTCGCCGGCAGCCTGAGGGCGAACCTCGTGCTCTTCAGCAACTTCGGCACCGCCTACGTCACGCGCTTCAACGACGTGCCGGCCTCCACGGGGTACGGCGACCCGGTGCAGAAGCTGTTCAAGTTCGACGACGGCGAGCGGATTGTCGCCGCGCTGTCGCTCGACACCCGCCTGTGGCGCCCGGAGAAGCTGCTGGGCATCACCAAGCAGGGCATGGGCATGCGCTTCCCGCTGGCCCCGCACCTGGAGCTCTCCACCCGCGCCGGGCGCCGTTACGCCAAGACGGGCGAGGGGGATGAGATCGTCGGCGTGCAGCCGGTGGAGGACAAGGACCTGGTGGGCGTGCTCACCGAGCGGACCGCCGCCCTGGTGTGCAAGGTGGCGGAGATCAACGAGTTGGCCGGCCCGGGCAAGGGCGTCACCGTCATCAAGGTGGACGAGGGCGACCGGGTGGTGGACTTCGTGGTGGCCCCGCAGGGCAACAAGGAGGCGGGAGTCGCCTTCGAGACCCAGAAGGGCCGCAAGCTCGTCCTCCACACGGGCCGCTTCGAAGTGACGGGCCGCGGTGGCAAGGGACACGAGATGTCGCGCAAGGACGCGGTGAAGGAGGTGGCGCGCGCGCCCCTCTACATCCCGCTGCCGGAGCAGAAGAAGGACTAGCCGGAGACTGTCATGGCGACGACCAAGAAGACGACCTATACGGGCGCGGACATCCAGGTCCTCGAGGGCCTGGAGCCGGTCCGCAAGCGCCCGGCGATGTACATCGGTGGCACCGACAGCACGGGCTACCACCACCTGCTGTGGGAGATCCTCGACAACTCGGTGGACGAGGTCATCAACGGCTATGCGTCCACCGTGGAAGTGACTCTCCACAAGGACTGCCGCACGGTGACGATCACCGACGATGGGCGAGGCATCCCCATCGACATCATGCCCAAGTTCAAGAAGCCGGCGGTGGAGATCATCCTCACCACGCTTCACGCGGGCGGTAAGTTCGAGCAGGGCAACTACGTCCACTCGGGCGGTCTGCACGGCGTGGGCAGCTCGGTGGTGAACGCCCTCGCGCGCAAGCTGGTGGTGGAGATCAAGCGCGACGGGAAGCGCCACGTCCAGACGTACAGCCGCGGCAAGCCCCAGACGCCGCTCAAGGCCGAGGGCCCCGCGCGTGGCACCGGCACCTCCACCACCTTCGAGCCGGATCCGGAGATCTTCGGCGAGAAGCTGAAGTTCGACGCGAAGCTCATCCGCGAGCGGCTCGAGGCGAAGAGCTACCTGCACAAGGGCATGACCGTCCTCTGGAAGGACGAGACGGCCACCCCGCCCGTGAAGGAGGAGTTCAAGCACGACGGTGGCATCGCCGAGTACCTCACCATGGTGGTGGGCGAGCGCGGCAAGCCGGTGGTGCCGTCGGGCAGCACGGCCATCTTCTACCACTCGCGCGACAACGGCGTGCGTCTGGAGGCCGCGCTGGTGTGGACGGAGGCCACGGACGAGCACATCCGCTCGTACGTCAACGGCATCCCCACGCCGCTGGGCGGTACGCACGAGGCGGGTCTGCGCAGCGCCGTGGTGAAGGCGGTGCGCAACTACATCGAGACGCACGACATCGCGCCCAAGGGCGTCACGCTCACCGCGGAGGACATCCGCGAGGGCATGACGTCCATCCTGTCCACGTACGTGGTGGAGCCGCAGTTCCAGGGCCAGACGAAGGGGCGCCTCAACAACCCCGAGACGTCGGCCCAGGTGGACGGCGTCATCCGCCCCGCGCTGGAGAAGTGGCTCAACGACAACAAGACCATCGCCGAGTCGGTGGTGGCCCGCATCACGCTGGCCGCCCGCGCCCGCGAGGCCAGCCGCGCCGCCTCCCAGGCCATCAGCCGCAAGACGGCCGTCAGCCACCGGCTCAACCTGCCGGGCAAGCTGGCGGACTGCTCCTCGACCGATCCGGCACAGAGCGAGCTGTTCCTCGTGGAAGGTGACTCCGCAGGCGGCAGCGCCAAGCAGGGCCGCGACCGGCGCACCCAGGCCGTCCTGCCGCTGCGCGGCAAGGTGCTCAACGCCGAGCAGGCCTCCACTGACAAGGTGGTGGGCAACAAGGAGCTCACGGACATCGTCAGCGCCCTGGGCTGCGGCATCGGCAGCGACTTCGACATCACCAAGCTGCGCTACGGCCGCGTCTTCCTGATGATGGACGCCGACAGCGACGGCAACCACATCGCCACGCTGCTGCTCACCTTCTTCTACCGGCACCTGCGCCCGCTCATCGAGCAGGGGCACATCTACCTCGCCCAGCCGCCCCTCTTCCGGGTGGACATCGGCAAGGAGACGTACTGGGCGCTCGACGAGGTCCACCGCGATCAGATCATCCGCGAGAAGACCAAGGGCAACGCCAAGCCCAGCGTCATGCGCTTCAAGGGTCTGGGTGAGATGACGCCGGACGAGCTGAAGGAGACCACGCTGGATCCCAAGCTCCGCCAGAGCCTGAGGGTGACCATCGACAACCCGCTCCTCACCGATCAGGTCATCAATGACTTGATGGGCCGGGATGTCAGCGCGCGCTTCAAGTTCATCATGGAGAGCGCCAACGAGGTCGAGGACCTGGACGTGTAGGAGCCGAGGGGCCCCAGGCGGGGCATGGTGCGCGGGCCCCTGGCTCGGCTAGCATCATGCCCCGTGCGACTGAAGACCCCCCTCGCCCTTTCGCTCGCGCTGCTGCTGGGCACGGCCTCCGGTGTCACCGAGGCCGCGCCCCGCCGTGGTTCGTCCGCTTCGGCCCGCAAGGCGAAGAAGAAGAAGACGCCCGCCACCGAGCAGAGTGCCACCGTGGAGGAGTCCACCGAGACTCCGGCCAGCGAGGAGCCCCCGCCAGCGGCGGATGCGCCCGTGGCACCCCGGACGACGCTCGCGCCGGCCTCGGCCGCTCCCGTGGAAGCCGCTCCCACGCCTCCGGAACCAGCGGCCCAGCCCGCGCCCCCCACCTGGGCGGGCAGCGTGGCGGTGCTGGCCGTCCCCTCGAAGCCGCAGGCCACCCCGTCCGCCGCCCGTGTCGAGACCGACCTGCGTGCCGCGCTCGGCGCCCGGGCGGAGGTGCGGCTGGTGGACCTCGGCGCCCTCTTCCCCCCCCGCCCCCGGCGTCCCTGGCGCCGGGTGATGCCCTCTTCGACGAGGGCAAGGGCCTCTACGACAACCTGGACCCGGAGGCCGCGGCGAAGAAGTTCTCCGAGGCGGTGGCCTTCTACGAGCGCTACCCGGTGGAGACGAAGCCGGAGCGGCTGGCCCGCGTCTACGTCTTCCTGGGCGCCTCCCGGCTGCTCAATGGCGACACCGCCGGGGCCCAGGAGGCCTTCACCCGGGCGCAGCTCGTGGCCCCCTCCCTCCAGCCCGAGTCCGAGCTCTTCGGGCAGGACGTGCACGACGCCTTCAACGCCGCGAAGGTGGCCCTGTCCGGCCAGCCACGCGGCACGCTCTCCATCGACTCCGTGCCCTCCGGCGCGCAGGTGGTGATGAAGGGCGAGCGGCTCGGCACCACGCCGCTGAAGGACGTGGAGCTCGCGCCCGGCCCCCACCCGGTGGTGCTCACCCTCCCCGGCTACGTCCCCTTCGGCGTCTTCCAGCCGGTGGCGCCCTCCCAGCGCGGCGAGCTGCGCCACACGCTGGTGCCCACCCCCGGCCTGGCCGCGGCGCGGAGCCTGGCCGCCCACGTGTCCACCTCCCGGTCTCTCGGGTCCGATACGCTCCCGCCCGAAGTGGCGGAGCTCGGCGAGAAGCTCGGCGCGCGCTACGTGGTGCTCGCCCGGGTGGAGCAGGATCGCCGTGGCCGCGTCGAGGCCGTGCTGGATGCCTGGGACGTTCAGCTGAAGCACCGCCTGCGCGGCGTGGAATTCAACCCCGATGAGCCCCGCAGCCGGGAGAAGGCCGTGCGCAAGGTGCAGGCCTTCCTCACGGGCCAGCAGGTGCCCGGCTCGTCGCTGCCCGTGGCGCTGCCCGCGGTGATGAAGAAGCCCTGGTTCTGGGCGGCGGTGGGCGGGGTGGCGGCGGCCACCACCGCGGGCATCCTGCTGGCGTCCCAGCCCAACAAACCCCTGGGCGCCCGGCTCGGCAACTTCGGTGCTGGTTGGTAGCGCTCCCCACGGCCCCTCCGGGTCCCGCCTTTTCGAGGTCCATGTCATGAAAGCCCTGGTGCTGCTGCTGCTCCCCTCCCTCGCGCTGGCGGCCCCACCGCCTCCCAAGCCCCAGCGTATCGCCTCGCTCCTCGTCCCCATGGATCCCACCGCCGAGTCGAGTGGGCCCAAGATGGAGAGCTACATGAACGAGGCCCTGGCCGAGTTCCAGAGCTACACCCTGCGCAAGCCCGAGGATCTCTTCGGGCTGCCGCAGGATGACGAGGCGCTGGTGGCGCTCAAGCGGGGCAAGCAGGGGTACGAGGAGAGCGCCGCCGCCTTCGACAAGAAGCAGTACGAGGACGCGGAGCTGAAGATCCGCGCCACGATGAAGGAGCTGCAGAAGGCGGCCCCGGCGATGACGGCCTCGTGCAATCCGCTGTGCGACGCCACGGCCCTCTACGCCGCGGTGATGCACCAGCGCGGGGACGTGGAGGAGACGAAGCTGGCGCTGTTGGACCTGATGGCGCTCAACCCCACCTACGAGCTGGACACCAAGCGCTACAGCCGCGACTTCATCGCGCTGCGGGTGCAGGTGGCCACGGGCGTGCACGCGGCGCTGCGCGGGGGGGCGACGGTGAAGTCCCGCCCGGCCGGGGCGCGCGTCTACATCGACAACGAGTTCAAGGGCTACACGCCGGTGACGGTGTCCACGCTGCCGGTGGGCAAGCACCTGCTGCGCCTGGAGCGCCCGGGCTTCCGGGTGTACGGGCAGCTGCTCGAGGTGAGCCCGGACGACGTGGAGGCGAGTGCCGCGCTGCAGCCCACGGACGACTACAAGGCCTATGACGCCCGGCTGGACACGGTGGCCAGCGAGGTGATGCGCGCCAACGCGACCTCCAGCCAGGCGGTGGCCGGGCTGGGCAAGGCACTCGGGCTGGAGCGGGGCTTCGTGGGCACGGTGCGCGACATTCCGGACAGCGGCACCACCGAGCTGGTGCTGGGCCTGTTCGACATGAAGGACGGCAAGCGGCTCGGCGTGCGGCGCGTGGTGTTGCAGGGCGACGAGTTCGGCCAGCTCAAGTCGGAGATGTCCCGGCTGGTCAATCACCTGCTGAACAATGCCGAGGGCGGCGCGGAGAAGCGGGTGAAGTCGTCGGATCCACTGGAGAACAGCCACGGCATGGACGAGTGGAACCGCGAGGACCGGGGCGGCAAGCGGCGCGACCAGGAGAAGAAGAGCAAGAAGGGCGATCCGCTGGAGGGAGTGAACGGTACCGAAGATTGGTGAGACGCGGCGCTTGTACGCCGGAGCGCGGCGCCTAGAGTCCGGAGGGCCATGCGTGCCCTCTCGCTGCTGATGCTGCTCCCAGGCCTCGCGCTCGCACAGACGGGGCTCATCGTCCAACCCGCCTCGCCGCCTCGCGGGGTGACGCTGCCGCCCACCTCCGCCGCGCTGGTGGACGAGGCCACCGCCCTCTCCGTCAACCCCGCGGGCCTGCGCTTCGTCGGGCCCGGGCAGCTCTTCTACCTGCACGAGCGCAACCTCGTGCGCGACCAGGTGGGGGACGGCCTCTACCTGGGCACGACGCTGGGCGGGCTGGGCGCAGGCTTCAGCCTGGAGTGGATGCGCGGGCGCGGACTGCCGGACTACCGCAAGACGTCTTTTGGCCTGGCGCTCGGCTCGAGGCGGCTGTCGCTGGGAGTCGGCTACCACAACCTCTCCTCGCGCGACGCCGCGTTGGACAAGCTGTCCGGCTTCGACCTGGGCCTCACCGTGCGCCCCACGCGCTTCCTCTCCGTGGCGGCGGTGGTGAAGGACGTGAATGCCCCCGTGGAGGGGCCCTTCACCCTGCCCCGCCGCTACAACCTGGCCGTGGGCGTGCGGCCCTTGGGCGAGCGCGTGACGCTGGGCGCGGACTACCTCGCCTCGGAGGGCGCCTGGGACGAAGGGCGCCTCACCTACACGGTGCAGGCCGCCGTCGTGCCCGGCTTCGGACTGGGCGCGGGGCTCTCGCATGGCCTCGGAAGCGATCGCACCCTGGCGCTGCAACTGGCCGCCACGCTGGACAGCTCGCAATTCGGCCTCACCTACGCGGGCGGAGGCGCCGAGGGCGGTGGGATGGACCACGTGGTGGCGGTGCGCCTCTCCAGCCAGAAGTACCCGGCCCTGGACTTCAGCGGGGGCTCGGTGGCGATGCTGGACCTGGATGACGAGCTGAGGGAGCGGGGCGGAACGCTGTCGCTGCTCGGCTTCTCCGAGCCGGACCCGTACCTGCGGCTGGCGCGGTGGATGGACGAGGCCACGAGGGATCCACGGCTCAAGGGCGTGGTGCTGAAGGTGTCGGGCCTGCCGGGGGCGAGCTGGGGCAAGGCGGAGGAGCTGCACCAGGCGGTGCTGCGGATGCGCGCGGCCGGCAAGAAGGTGCTGACGGTGCTCTACAGCGTGGACGACCTGGAGTACTTCGTGGGCTCGGCGGCGGACGAGGTGTATGCGCTGCCCTCCTCGTCGCTGCTCATCAACGGCCTGGCCGCCCAGGTCATCTCCCTGGGCGGGACGATGGAGAAGCTGGGCGTCACCTGGGACGTGGCGCGCGTGGGCGAGTACAAGACGGCCCCCGAGCAGCTCACCCGCCGCGACATGAGCCCGGCCCAGCGCGAGACGATCGAGGCCTACCTGGACAGCCAGGCGGCCCACGACGTGGCGGCGGTGACGAAGGCGCGCCGCATCACCCCCGAGCGTTTCCAGGAGGCCTGGGGCCACGGCATCCTCACCGCCGCGAAGGCCCGGGAGCTGGGGCTGGTGGACGGGGTGCTGCTGCCCGAGGAGCTGGAGGACAAGCTGAAGAAGCTGGTGCCCGGGGCCTCGTACGATCCCACCTACTCGCCGCGTGACGAGCGGGAGGGCCGCTGGACGGGGCGCCGCCGCATCGCCGTGGTGCCGGTGCTGGGCAATATCTCCGGGGGAAAGAGCCGCAAGCCGCCGCTGGGAGGCGAGGCGGTGGCCGGCGCGGAGACGGTGGCGCTCGCCCTGGAGCGGGCCCAGAGGGACCCGAAGGTGGCCGCCATCGTGCTGCGGGTGGACTCGGGTGGCGGGGACGTCCTGGCCTCGGAGTTGATGTACCGCGCCGTGCTGGAGGCGAAGAAGCACAAGCCCGTCATCGCCTCCATGGGGGACGTGGCGGCCTCGGGCGGCTACTACACCGCCATGGGCGCCGATGAGATCTGGGCCTCGCCCACCACCCTGACGGGGAGCATCGGCGTCTTCTACTTCAAGCCCGCGCTGCGCGGCCTGCTGGGCGACAAGCTGGGAGTGAACCAGGAGACCATCAGCCGAGGCCCCATGACCGAGGTGCTCGGCTCGTGGAAGCCGTGGACGGAGGCGGAGCAGAAGGCGGTGCAGGCCTGGGTGGACTCGGCCTACGACGACTTCATCACCCAGGTGTCCGTGGCGCGGAAGCTGGACAAGGCCAAGGTGGATGCCATGGCGCGCGGGCGGGTGTGGGCGGGCTCCGCGGCGAAGGAGCGCGGGCTGGTGGACGGCCTGGGCGGCCTGCTGGACGCGGTGGAGGCGGCGCGCAAGCGGGCCGGAGTGCCCCCCGGGGAGGAGCTGGACCTGGTGGTGGTGGGCGACGCGCGAGGGCTGTTCTCCTCCCTGGGCGGCGAGCCCGGGGTGGACGCGGGCGCCCTTCCCGAGCTGAACCTGGGGGCCGGGGTGGAGCCCGCCCTGCCGCCGGGGGTGCGGGCACTCGTGCGCGAGGCGGGGCTGGACGAGGCCTGGGTGCTGGAACCGGGGCTGAAGGCCGTCCTGCCGTACACCTTGCGGGTCCGCTGACGTCTCCAAGAGGACACGGAGGCGAAATTCTCCAGGCACCCGGCGGGTCCTCTGTTAATGTTGGAGGGCGCTTTCCGGTGGCCTCGAGGCCGCCGGGACGCTCCAGGGGCCGGCGGTTCGGTCGGCGGGTGGCTCGTGCCAGACGCGAGCTGTCCCCAAGACCCCGCGCCAGGCTTCTGTCCCACAGACCGCTGTACCTCGTGCGCCTCCGGCCGGGGACTTCTTCCCAGGGGACGCGCCGAACTCCCGTAGACCATGAGCGAAACCGACAACCGCGACCCCCGAGACCTCCCGACCCCCATGGCCGCCCGTGCCGAGGCGCCCCAGGACATGGATGACGGCGATGACGAGGGCGACGACGGCCCCGATGAGGGCGAGGGCTCGGCCCCCGGACCGGGACAGCCCGCGGGTGGCCCGCCCGGCCAGGGTGGAGGCCGCCGCCGCCGCCGCCGCCGCCGCCGCAGGGGTGCCCAGGTGCAGTTCACCCCGGAAGGACAGGCCTACCGCATGGTGGCCGGTCCGGACGGCCAGCAGCAGCAGGTGTTCCTCACGCCCCAGGAGCTGCAGCAGTACCAGCAGCGGCTGGCGCAGCAGCAACAGGCGCAGCAGCAGCCTCAGGCTCAGGCGCCACAAGCGCCCCAGCAGACCCAGCACGTGCACCACCAGGGCGGTGGGCAGCCGAGGCAGCATCAGCCGGCGCCCCAGCCCTCGCTGGCGCCCGTGGAGGGCGTGCTCGACACCGAGGTGAAGGGCCCCAACGCCTACCTGCGGCAGCTCAAGCGCAACCTGCTGCCCGCCTCGGATGACCCCGAGATTCCGAAGAACCTGGTGCAGAAGCTCCGGCTGCGTCCGGGCCAGTACCTGAACGCCTTCGCCCAGACGAAGGGCAACAAGGGCCTCATCCAGCGCGTGGAGCAGGTGGACGGCCGTCCGCTGGACCAGGTGGGCCGCCTGCCCCACTTCGCCGACCTCACCTCCGTGGATCCGGTGGAGCGCATCAAGCTGGAGAACGGCCACCGCGAGATGGTGACGCGGGTGATGGATTTGATCGCCCCCATCGGCAAGGGCCAGCGTGCCCTCATCGTCGCGCCGCCGAAGACGGGCAAGACGATCATGCTGCAGCGCATTGCCCAGGCAGTGGTGAACAACCACCCGGAAATCCACCTCATGGTGCTGCTCATCGACGAGCGCCCCGAGGAAGTGACGGACATGCGCCGCAGCATCAAGGCCGAGGTGCTGGCCTCGAGCTCGGACCGGCCGACAGGCGACCACCTGAAGATCGCCGAGCTGGCGCTGGAGCGGGCGCGGCGGCTGGTGGAGAGCGGCAAGGACGTGATGATCCTCCTGGACTCCATCACGCGTCTGGCGCGCGCCTACAACAAGGAAGTGGACAACTCGGGCCGGACGCTCTCGGGCGGCGTGGACAGCCGCGCGCTGGAGCGGCCCAAGCGCATCTTCGGCGCGGCGCGAGCCACCGAGGAGGCCGGCAGCCTGACCATCGTGGGCACGGCGCTCATCGACACGGGCAGCCGCATGGACGAGGTCATCTTCGAGGAGTTCAAGGGCACCGGTAACTCCGAGGTGACGCTGGACCGCTTCCTCGCCGAGAAGCGCATCTTCCCGGCCATCAACATCGGCCAGTCCGGCACGCGCAAGGAGGAGAAGCTCTTCACCCACAAGGAGTACGAGAAGGTGAAGAAGATGCGCCAGATGCTCTTCGCGGTGAAGCCCGTGGAGGCCATGGAGGCGCTCGTCAAGCGGCTCAGCCGCTACACGTACAACGACGAGTTCCTCGAGGAGCTGTGAGACGCTGAGGACTCCCTCTCCCACCGGGAGAGGGTGGGGGTGAGGGTATCCGGACCGGTTCTTCAACCCGTGGTCCGCGGAGTGGACAGAGGGTTCAACCCAGGTTCACCCGATACCCTCACCCCGTCCCTCTCCCGAAGGGAGAGGGGAAGTATGGCCATGGAGGCATGTCTTCGCGGACCCGCCTGAAGGGGATTAGGCTCGCCCGCACCATGCCCATGCAGCGTGTTGGAGACCTCGAGGTGCACTACCGGGAGCGCGGTCAGGGCTCTCCACTGGTGCTCATTTCCGGCAACTGGACCACGAGCCTGTGGTGGCAGCCCTTGATGGAGCTGCTCCCGCCCGGGTTGCGCGCCATCGCCTATGACCTGCGCGGACGCGGCCTCACCCGCGGCCCCGTGCTCCCGCAGAGCATGCCCACGCACGCGGGAGACCTGCACGGACTGCTCGATGCCCTGGGGCTGATGCGGGTGCATTTGATCGGCCACTCCCTCGGAAGCGCCGTGGCGATGCAGCTCGCGCTCGAGCACCCGGAGCGCGTGCACACGCTCACCGTGCTGGCACCGGCCTGGGTGGAGGGCATGCCCGCGGCCTACAACCTGCCCGCGCACCAGCTCTCCCTGCACGACAACCGGGACTACTTCGCGGCCGCCATGCGCGGCATGGCCCCGGGCGCCCCGGACGACGCCCTGTGGCAGCAGCTCCTCGACGAGGGCCACCAGCAGCACCGCGACGCCTCCCTGGCCACGATCCAGGCCCTGGTGGACTGGGCCCCCGGCGAGCGCCTGAAGGCCCTGCACACCCTCCCCTCCCTGGTGGTGAGCGGCGAGACGGATCCCCTCTCCACCGTGGACATGGGAAAGCGCTGCGCCAGCCTCCTGGGAGCCCGCCACCACGTGATGAAGGGCGTGGGACACTCGCCCAACCTGGAGACGCCGCGCGACTTCCTCGAGGTGTGGCGGGAGTTCGCCGCCGAGCAGTGAGCGGCGGCGCTACGCCACGCGGTTCACCATCTCCGTCACCAGCGTCTGCGTCCCGGTGAGGCCCGAGGGGTCTCTCCGGGGCCGGGCCGTCTCCATGTTGGAGCCGTTCATCATCCACCAGCGCTCGGCGTCCTCCTCCGTCCACCGCCCCGCGTCCGCGCACGTATCCAACGCCAGGCGCAGCTCCCGGGCGCTGGCGTACCGGTCATCGGGGTGCTTGGACAGGCAGCGCATGAGGATGTCGCACAAGTCCCTCGGCAGTTCCCGGCCGAGCCGCGCGCCCGGCGGCGTGGGCGCCGTATGCAGGTGGTGCGAGCAGATCTCCACCGAGGTGCGGCCCTCGAAGACATGGCTGCCGGTGAGCAGCGCGTAGCCCACCGCGCCCAGCGAGTACAGGTCCGCGCGCGCATCCACCCGCCCCGGGGTGACGATGGCCTCGGGAGCCAGGTAGAGCGGCGTGCCGACGACCATGTGCACCCGCGAGGCGGTCAGGTCATCGGTGCCCACCTCCTTCACCAGCCCGAAGTCGAGCACCTTCACCAGGTCCGGCATGCCGCGCCGCCGGCAAAGGAAGAGGTTGGCGGGCTTGATGTCGCGGTGGAGCAGCCCCAGCCCGTGCGCCTCCTCGAGCGCCCCGCATACCTGACGCAGCATGTGGATGACCCGCGCGGCGGGCTGGGGTCCGTCCACCATGAGCAGCCCGTCCAGGTCCACGCCCTCCAGGTACTCCA
The sequence above is drawn from the Archangium gephyra genome and encodes:
- a CDS encoding DNA gyrase/topoisomerase IV subunit A, with the translated sequence MLAQADNKTRKKQGASGGGGDGVASAAGGGGGGATPAALADEARRRYLNYALSVITSRALPDVRDGLKPVQRRILYGMWNDLNLTHDAKYKKCAQVVGAIMGPYHPHGDTAIYDALVRMAQDFSLRYPLVDGHGNFGSLDGDAAAAYRYTECRLEKLSDELLNELSQKTVDFRPNYDGTRTEPIVLPSRVPHLLMNGTTGIAVGMATNIPPHHLAELCDALTALVDDSNLTVKQLLKWVKGPDFPTGGEILNSQKELQEIYETGQGSVRLRGEYELEELKKGGQQIVITSIPYTVNKSTLVAKFGEIVRERKLPLIVDVRDESTKDVRIVLELKKDASHELAMAYLYKNTPLQTNFNVNLTCLVPNPENPEVGTPKRLGLKEILQYFLDFRLQVIKRRIQYQLDELKKRVHILEGFEKVYDALDEMIRIIRASEGKQDAAKKLIARFKLDEIQVDAILEMKLYKLARLEILVVQNELKEKRKQIKELEALLKSNPRLWATVKDELAEVKAAYGMQKRRTKVSRGGAEEMTFDAEALIADEDAHVVITRDGWIKRVREVKDPSSTRLREGDAVMTVLAGSLRANLVLFSNFGTAYVTRFNDVPASTGYGDPVQKLFKFDDGERIVAALSLDTRLWRPEKLLGITKQGMGMRFPLAPHLELSTRAGRRYAKTGEGDEIVGVQPVEDKDLVGVLTERTAALVCKVAEINELAGPGKGVTVIKVDEGDRVVDFVVAPQGNKEAGVAFETQKGRKLVLHTGRFEVTGRGGKGHEMSRKDAVKEVARAPLYIPLPEQKKD
- a CDS encoding DNA gyrase/topoisomerase IV subunit B, translating into MATTKKTTYTGADIQVLEGLEPVRKRPAMYIGGTDSTGYHHLLWEILDNSVDEVINGYASTVEVTLHKDCRTVTITDDGRGIPIDIMPKFKKPAVEIILTTLHAGGKFEQGNYVHSGGLHGVGSSVVNALARKLVVEIKRDGKRHVQTYSRGKPQTPLKAEGPARGTGTSTTFEPDPEIFGEKLKFDAKLIRERLEAKSYLHKGMTVLWKDETATPPVKEEFKHDGGIAEYLTMVVGERGKPVVPSGSTAIFYHSRDNGVRLEAALVWTEATDEHIRSYVNGIPTPLGGTHEAGLRSAVVKAVRNYIETHDIAPKGVTLTAEDIREGMTSILSTYVVEPQFQGQTKGRLNNPETSAQVDGVIRPALEKWLNDNKTIAESVVARITLAARAREASRAASQAISRKTAVSHRLNLPGKLADCSSTDPAQSELFLVEGDSAGGSAKQGRDRRTQAVLPLRGKVLNAEQASTDKVVGNKELTDIVSALGCGIGSDFDITKLRYGRVFLMMDADSDGNHIATLLLTFFYRHLRPLIEQGHIYLAQPPLFRVDIGKETYWALDEVHRDQIIREKTKGNAKPSVMRFKGLGEMTPDELKETTLDPKLRQSLRVTIDNPLLTDQVINDLMGRDVSARFKFIMESANEVEDLDV
- a CDS encoding PEGA domain-containing protein; translation: MAFYERYPVETKPERLARVYVFLGASRLLNGDTAGAQEAFTRAQLVAPSLQPESELFGQDVHDAFNAAKVALSGQPRGTLSIDSVPSGAQVVMKGERLGTTPLKDVELAPGPHPVVLTLPGYVPFGVFQPVAPSQRGELRHTLVPTPGLAAARSLAAHVSTSRSLGSDTLPPEVAELGEKLGARYVVLARVEQDRRGRVEAVLDAWDVQLKHRLRGVEFNPDEPRSREKAVRKVQAFLTGQQVPGSSLPVALPAVMKKPWFWAAVGGVAAATTAGILLASQPNKPLGARLGNFGAGW
- a CDS encoding PEGA domain-containing protein — its product is MKALVLLLLPSLALAAPPPPKPQRIASLLVPMDPTAESSGPKMESYMNEALAEFQSYTLRKPEDLFGLPQDDEALVALKRGKQGYEESAAAFDKKQYEDAELKIRATMKELQKAAPAMTASCNPLCDATALYAAVMHQRGDVEETKLALLDLMALNPTYELDTKRYSRDFIALRVQVATGVHAALRGGATVKSRPAGARVYIDNEFKGYTPVTVSTLPVGKHLLRLERPGFRVYGQLLEVSPDDVEASAALQPTDDYKAYDARLDTVASEVMRANATSSQAVAGLGKALGLERGFVGTVRDIPDSGTTELVLGLFDMKDGKRLGVRRVVLQGDEFGQLKSEMSRLVNHLLNNAEGGAEKRVKSSDPLENSHGMDEWNREDRGGKRRDQEKKSKKGDPLEGVNGTEDW